In a single window of the Sphingosinicella microcystinivorans genome:
- a CDS encoding rod shape-determining protein has product MASLFSRRPDLAIDFGTANLRVIRRDEGVVFDEPSLCCFSKENGTPSLVAAGMGAQAMVDRTSGNLEVKRPLRRGVLQDIDSARELLRYAVPRALGRKRTGAVRAVFGVPADATMAERGALLTAARDAGIGSVRLVAEPFAAAIGAGLPVGAPTGTMVVECGAGTTEVAVLSLGGICLTRSVRIGGATLDQAIADYLHFRHKFLIGDTTAERVKQDYVEQRRTRTGAADTIAVKGRSLTSGLPTTIHVDLSELDTVVERHVAEIVEVTRDVLNKTPPELSQDIHDHGIVLTGGSAVVPLLRSMIEHATGLRAIAADTPAQCVPNGLHHMLIH; this is encoded by the coding sequence CTTCGCTCTTCTCACGGCGGCCCGATCTCGCGATTGATTTCGGGACCGCCAACCTGCGGGTGATACGGCGCGACGAGGGCGTCGTCTTCGACGAGCCCTCGCTGTGCTGCTTCAGCAAGGAGAACGGCACGCCGAGCCTCGTCGCCGCCGGCATGGGGGCGCAGGCGATGGTCGACCGCACCTCCGGCAACCTCGAGGTCAAACGGCCGCTGCGCCGCGGCGTGCTGCAGGACATCGACTCCGCGCGCGAACTGCTGCGCTACGCCGTCCCCCGCGCACTCGGGCGCAAACGGACGGGCGCGGTGCGCGCCGTGTTCGGCGTGCCCGCCGACGCGACGATGGCCGAACGCGGCGCGCTGCTGACGGCGGCGCGGGACGCGGGCATTGGCTCGGTGCGCCTCGTCGCGGAGCCGTTCGCGGCGGCGATCGGCGCCGGTCTCCCGGTCGGCGCGCCGACGGGGACGATGGTGGTGGAATGCGGCGCGGGCACCACGGAGGTGGCGGTCCTCTCGCTCGGCGGCATCTGCCTCACGCGCTCGGTCCGCATCGGCGGCGCGACGCTCGATCAGGCGATCGCGGACTACCTGCACTTCCGCCACAAGTTCCTGATCGGCGACACGACGGCGGAGCGGGTCAAACAGGACTATGTCGAGCAGCGCCGGACCCGTACCGGCGCGGCCGATACGATCGCCGTGAAAGGGCGCAGCCTCACCTCCGGACTGCCCACCACGATCCATGTCGACCTCTCGGAACTCGACACGGTCGTCGAACGGCACGTCGCGGAGATCGTCGAGGTCACGCGCGACGTACTGAACAAAACCCCGCCCGAGCTCAGCCAGGACATTCACGACCACGGCATCGTGCTCACCGGCGGCAGCGCCGTGGTGCCGCTGCTCCGGTCCATGATCGAGCACGCCACCGGGCTGCGGGCGATCGCGGCGGACACGCCCGCCCAGTGCGTGCCGAACGGCCTGCACCACATGCTGATCCACTAG
- a CDS encoding Lrp/AsnC family transcriptional regulator: protein MASLDDTDRRILTELRLNARIPNNALAQKVGLSPSACLRRVGLLEKSGVIRGYTAIVTGALPEEGTVAIVQVELERQTEEYLSRFENALRRHPEIQEWHLMTGAGDYILRIQIAGIDDYGQFHRDVLSRLPGVSRITSSFAMRSHRRA from the coding sequence ATGGCTTCTCTGGACGATACCGATCGCAGGATTCTCACCGAGCTCAGGCTCAACGCGCGCATCCCCAACAATGCGCTCGCGCAGAAGGTCGGGTTGTCGCCGTCGGCGTGCCTCAGGCGGGTCGGCCTCCTTGAGAAATCCGGTGTGATCCGCGGCTATACCGCGATCGTCACCGGCGCGCTGCCGGAGGAAGGCACGGTCGCGATCGTGCAGGTGGAGCTGGAGCGGCAGACCGAGGAGTATCTGTCGCGTTTCGAGAACGCGCTGCGCAGGCATCCCGAGATTCAGGAATGGCACCTGATGACCGGCGCCGGGGACTACATATTGCGCATCCAGATCGCCGGTATCGACGATTACGGGCAGTTCCATCGCGACGTGCTGTCGCGTCTGCCGGGCGTGTCGCGCATCACCTCCAGCTTCGCCATGCGAAGCCACCGGCGCGCATAG
- the alr gene encoding alanine racemase — protein MSARIITAFSSRLTIDTGAIRANYRSLARHVAPAECGAVIKADAYGLGARVAAPALHAEGCRTFFVAQLREAFDVADTLGADAAIAILNGLDPGCEAACAEAGFLPVLNAPGQVERWRRLARAKGTALPAVLQVDSGMSRLGLDAAAAAALAADPAFPREVALRFVMTHLACADAPGHAANAGQLARFQAIRALFPEARASIANSGGAFLSPAYHCDLVRPGIALFGVQPSPDGPAMRPVVRLEARILQIREVEAGSGVGYGLDHVAPTRQRLATLGIGYADGWPRSLGGAGAAWHAGARLPIVGRVSMDSLTVDLSALAPDALSEGDFVALLGPCQSLADVARDAGTIPYEILTRLGSRSERTFVETVQ, from the coding sequence ATGTCCGCGCGGATCATCACGGCGTTTTCGAGCAGGCTGACCATCGACACCGGCGCGATCCGCGCCAACTATCGTTCGCTTGCCCGCCATGTCGCGCCCGCGGAATGCGGGGCCGTCATCAAGGCCGATGCCTACGGGCTCGGCGCAAGGGTCGCCGCGCCGGCGCTCCATGCCGAGGGATGCCGCACCTTTTTCGTCGCGCAGCTTCGCGAGGCCTTCGACGTGGCGGACACGCTCGGCGCAGATGCCGCCATCGCCATCCTCAACGGTCTCGACCCCGGCTGCGAAGCCGCCTGCGCGGAAGCGGGCTTCCTGCCTGTCCTCAATGCGCCCGGTCAGGTCGAGCGCTGGCGCCGCCTCGCACGCGCGAAGGGAACGGCGCTTCCGGCCGTGCTTCAGGTGGACAGCGGCATGTCGCGCCTCGGCCTCGATGCCGCCGCGGCCGCCGCGCTCGCGGCGGACCCGGCCTTCCCGCGCGAGGTCGCGCTTCGCTTCGTCATGACGCACCTCGCCTGCGCCGACGCGCCGGGGCACGCGGCGAATGCCGGGCAACTCGCCCGTTTCCAAGCGATCCGCGCGCTGTTTCCGGAAGCGCGCGCGTCCATCGCCAACAGCGGCGGCGCCTTCCTCTCCCCGGCCTACCACTGCGATCTCGTTCGGCCCGGCATCGCCCTGTTCGGCGTGCAGCCTTCCCCCGATGGCCCGGCGATGCGCCCTGTCGTCCGGCTGGAGGCGCGCATCCTCCAGATCCGCGAGGTGGAGGCCGGCAGCGGCGTCGGCTACGGGCTCGACCATGTCGCGCCCACCCGGCAGCGCCTCGCGACGCTCGGCATCGGCTATGCCGACGGATGGCCGCGCAGCCTCGGCGGAGCCGGCGCGGCGTGGCACGCGGGAGCACGGCTTCCCATCGTCGGCCGCGTTTCGATGGACAGCCTGACGGTCGACCTGTCCGCGCTGGCGCCGGACGCGCTCTCCGAAGGCGATTTCGTCGCGCTTCTCGGCCCCTGCCAGTCGCTCGCCGACGTCGCGCGCGATGCCGGGACCATCCCCTACGAAATCCTGACGCGGCTCGGCAGCCGCAGCGAACGCACCTTTGTGGAGACAGTGCAATGA
- a CDS encoding D-amino acid dehydrogenase: protein MKVAVLGAGVVGVTSAYYLAEAGHEVTVIDRQPGPAMETSFANAGEVSPGYASPWAAPGIPLKAMRWLFMHHAPLILKPQLDLAMIRWVAAMLRNCTAARYALNKSRMVRLAEFSRDELALLRERLPLDYDHRTLGTLQLFRTQKQFDSSASDIAVLQSYGVPYELLDRDGCVRAEPGLAASRDRFVGGLRLPGDETGDCHKFTAALAAWLQDKGVRFLYDTGIHALETASGRVAAVRTGAGAVAADAVLVALGSHSPALVRPLGLRLPVYPVKGYSVTLRIVAPDRAPVSTLLDESYKVAVTRLGDRIRVGGMAEISGYDNSLPQRRQETLLYCVNDLFPGAAAQDDTGYWSGLRPMTPDGPPIIGATPVPGLFLNTGHGTLGWTMACGSGRLIASLIGGTAPPIDPDGLDITRYSS from the coding sequence ATGAAAGTCGCGGTCCTCGGCGCGGGCGTCGTCGGCGTCACGTCCGCCTATTACCTCGCGGAAGCGGGGCACGAGGTGACGGTGATCGACCGGCAGCCCGGCCCGGCGATGGAGACGAGCTTCGCCAATGCGGGCGAGGTTTCCCCCGGATACGCCTCGCCGTGGGCGGCGCCCGGCATTCCGCTGAAAGCGATGCGCTGGCTTTTCATGCACCATGCGCCGCTCATCCTGAAACCGCAGCTCGACCTCGCCATGATCCGCTGGGTCGCGGCGATGCTGCGCAATTGCACGGCCGCGCGCTATGCGCTGAACAAGAGCCGGATGGTGCGCCTTGCCGAGTTCAGCCGCGACGAGCTGGCCCTGCTGCGCGAACGGCTGCCGCTCGACTACGACCACCGCACGCTCGGCACGCTCCAGCTTTTCCGCACGCAGAAGCAGTTCGATTCGAGCGCGAGCGACATCGCCGTGCTGCAATCCTACGGCGTCCCGTATGAGCTTCTGGACCGGGACGGCTGCGTGCGCGCGGAGCCGGGCCTCGCCGCATCGCGCGACCGCTTCGTCGGCGGGCTCCGCTTGCCGGGCGACGAGACCGGCGATTGCCACAAGTTCACGGCGGCGCTCGCCGCGTGGCTTCAGGACAAGGGCGTGCGCTTCCTGTACGATACCGGCATTCATGCGCTCGAAACCGCATCGGGCCGGGTCGCCGCCGTGCGGACCGGTGCAGGCGCGGTCGCGGCGGACGCCGTCCTCGTGGCGCTCGGCAGCCATTCGCCGGCGCTGGTGCGGCCGCTGGGGCTGCGCCTGCCGGTCTATCCCGTGAAGGGCTATTCGGTGACGCTGCGGATCGTCGCGCCCGACCGCGCGCCGGTGTCGACGCTGCTCGACGAAAGCTACAAGGTCGCCGTCACCCGCCTCGGGGACCGCATCCGCGTCGGCGGCATGGCCGAAATCTCGGGCTACGACAACAGCCTGCCGCAGCGGCGGCAGGAAACGCTGCTGTACTGCGTGAACGACCTGTTCCCCGGCGCCGCCGCGCAGGACGACACCGGCTACTGGAGCGGCCTTCGCCCGATGACGCCGGACGGGCCGCCGATCATCGGCGCGACGCCGGTCCCGGGCCTGTTCCTCAACACCGGGCACGGCACGCTCGGCTGGACGATGGCCTGCGGCTCCGGCCGCCTGATCGCCAGCCTGATCGGCGGCACGGCGCCGCCCATCGACCCGGACGGGCTTGACATCACACGCTATTCATCGTGA
- a CDS encoding RidA family protein — protein MSIQRLHSGPRMSQAVVHGGIVYLAGQVATGADVPAQTRAVLAQIDGLLAEAGTDRSRILQATIWLADMADFAAMNGVWEDWIGGADAPARATGEVRLATPEYKVEIIVTAALP, from the coding sequence ATGAGCATTCAGCGTTTGCATTCCGGTCCCCGCATGAGCCAGGCCGTGGTCCACGGCGGCATCGTCTATCTCGCGGGCCAGGTCGCGACCGGCGCCGATGTGCCCGCGCAGACGCGCGCCGTGCTCGCGCAGATCGACGGCCTGCTCGCGGAGGCCGGCACCGACCGCTCCCGGATTCTGCAGGCGACGATCTGGCTCGCGGACATGGCGGACTTCGCCGCGATGAACGGCGTGTGGGAAGACTGGATCGGCGGCGCCGACGCCCCCGCGCGCGCCACCGGCGAGGTTCGTCTCGCGACCCCGGAGTACAAGGTCGAGATCATCGTCACCGCTGCCCTGCCCTGA
- a CDS encoding assimilatory sulfite reductase (NADPH) flavoprotein subunit codes for MTIPAPPGLALSPDQWRLVEALSHSLGPMEARWLSGYFAGLDAGLRQPPPQPAPSFASATRKLAILYGTETGNAAEVARALQAAAKAAGLEPALFDMADYKVRRLAEEQDLLVVVSTYGEGDPPQPATGFFEFIEGRKAPKLDGVRFAVLALGDSTYEYYCEAGKRLDRRFEDLGAARLAARVDCDIDYEDPAAAWAEAVVAQLAAEAKTAAVPAAAAAAPADTPDAYDKRNPFPAPVVENIAIVGRGSSKETRHIEFSLAGSGLTYAPGDALGIAASNDPAVVAALLDALALSPDTSFDMKGRETAIGEALTHRFEITAATPRFLDYWAQLSEADALRQLQQEDRAGERAAFLRTHHVVDIVRRFPVAGVMPQGFVSALRPLQPRLYSLASSLSAAPDEAHLTVAPVRYTLHGEPRSGVASGLLADRTEPDATLPVYVQSNPHFRLPDDDTAIIMIGAGTGVAPYRAFLQEREARGSGGRSWLFFGERNFRTDFLYQTEWQGWLKDGTLSRMDVAFSRDAAEKTYVQHRMKEQAKDVFAWLEAGAHIYVCGDAANLAPDVHETLIDIVAAEARTGREAAEDYVRSLQSDHRYQRDVY; via the coding sequence ATGACGATACCCGCCCCACCAGGACTTGCCTTGTCCCCTGACCAATGGCGGCTGGTGGAGGCGCTATCGCACTCCCTGGGTCCGATGGAGGCGCGCTGGCTCAGCGGCTATTTCGCCGGGCTCGACGCCGGCTTGCGGCAGCCCCCGCCGCAGCCGGCACCTTCTTTCGCGTCCGCGACGCGCAAGCTCGCCATCCTCTACGGCACCGAGACCGGTAACGCCGCCGAGGTGGCGCGCGCACTTCAGGCGGCCGCCAAAGCCGCCGGGCTCGAACCCGCGCTGTTCGACATGGCCGACTACAAGGTGCGCAGGCTGGCGGAGGAGCAGGACCTGCTCGTCGTCGTCAGCACCTACGGCGAGGGCGACCCGCCGCAGCCCGCCACCGGCTTCTTCGAGTTCATCGAAGGTCGCAAGGCGCCGAAGCTGGACGGCGTGCGCTTCGCGGTGCTGGCGCTCGGCGATTCGACATACGAATATTATTGCGAGGCCGGGAAGCGGCTCGACCGGCGCTTCGAGGACCTCGGCGCGGCCCGGCTCGCGGCGCGCGTCGACTGCGACATCGACTACGAGGACCCCGCCGCGGCGTGGGCGGAGGCCGTCGTCGCGCAGCTCGCGGCCGAGGCGAAGACGGCGGCCGTTCCGGCGGCGGCCGCGGCGGCTCCGGCGGACACGCCGGACGCCTACGACAAGCGCAACCCGTTTCCCGCGCCCGTGGTGGAGAACATCGCCATCGTCGGCCGGGGATCGAGCAAGGAGACGCGGCACATCGAATTCTCGCTCGCGGGCTCGGGGCTCACCTACGCGCCCGGCGACGCGCTCGGCATCGCCGCGTCCAACGATCCCGCCGTCGTCGCCGCGCTGCTCGACGCGCTGGCGCTCTCGCCGGACACGTCGTTCGACATGAAGGGCCGCGAGACCGCGATCGGCGAGGCCTTGACGCACCGCTTCGAAATCACCGCCGCGACGCCGCGCTTCCTCGACTACTGGGCGCAGCTCAGCGAGGCGGACGCGCTGAGGCAATTGCAGCAGGAGGACCGCGCGGGCGAGCGCGCGGCGTTCCTGCGCACGCATCACGTCGTCGACATCGTCCGGCGCTTTCCGGTCGCGGGCGTCATGCCGCAGGGCTTCGTGTCCGCGCTGCGGCCGCTCCAGCCGCGGCTCTACTCGCTGGCGTCGAGCCTCTCCGCCGCGCCGGACGAAGCGCATCTGACGGTCGCGCCCGTCCGCTACACGCTCCACGGCGAGCCGCGCAGCGGCGTCGCCTCCGGGCTGCTCGCCGATCGCACCGAACCCGACGCGACGCTCCCCGTCTACGTCCAGAGCAATCCGCATTTCCGGCTGCCGGACGACGACACCGCGATCATCATGATCGGCGCGGGCACGGGCGTCGCCCCCTACCGCGCCTTCCTTCAGGAACGCGAGGCGCGGGGAAGCGGCGGGCGGAGCTGGCTGTTCTTCGGCGAGCGCAATTTCCGCACCGATTTCCTCTACCAGACCGAATGGCAGGGCTGGCTGAAGGACGGCACGCTCTCCCGCATGGACGTCGCCTTCTCGCGCGACGCGGCGGAGAAGACCTACGTCCAGCACCGCATGAAGGAACAGGCGAAGGACGTGTTCGCGTGGCTCGAGGCGGGCGCGCACATCTACGTCTGCGGCGACGCCGCCAACCTCGCGCCCGACGTGCACGAGACGCTGATCGACATCGTCGCGGCCGAGGCGCGCACCGGGCGGGAAGCGGCCGAGGACTATGTCCGCTCGCTCCAGTCCGACCACCGCTACCAACGCGACGTCTATTGA
- a CDS encoding NADPH-dependent assimilatory sulfite reductase hemoprotein subunit, protein MTTTTIDRSRDLSQPLDKLGPDERMKDASDYLRGMIADGLLDRITGAVPSADDVKLMKFHGIYQQDDRDLREERRRQKLEPAYQFMIRVRLPGGVCTPAQWLKLDALARAHGGETLRITTRQTFQFHWVLKHGLRPIIRGLHEALLDTVAACGDDSRGVMCTVDPQASAFHAEVAATAKRVSDHAIPKTRAYHEIWYGDARVAASEPEEPFYGRTYMPRKFKIGFALPPSNDIDVYAQDLGYIAIGGPDGLDGFNVAIGGSMGRTDQAPATYPRLASVIGFVPTERLLACTDAVMAVQRDYGDRKDRQHARFKYTIDDKGLDWIKAEIERRMGAPFEDPRAFAFTSNGDSYGWNATPDGRHHRTVFIENGRLDLKLLDTLRDVARIHRGTLRLTPNQNVIIAGVAEDDRAGIDAVLGRHGLEIDRVSTLRRNAIACVAFPTCGLAMAESERYLPHLVGKVEAILARHGLSDEPITVRMSGCPNGCSRPYIAEIGLTGRAPGKYNLYLGGGFHGQRLNRMVRENVGEPVILEVLEDVLGRYAQERLPGERFGDFTIRAGIVREVTEGRFFND, encoded by the coding sequence ATGACGACGACCACCATCGACCGCAGCCGCGACCTGTCGCAGCCCCTGGACAAGCTCGGCCCCGACGAGCGCATGAAGGACGCGAGCGACTACCTGCGCGGCATGATCGCGGACGGGCTGCTCGACCGGATCACCGGCGCCGTGCCCTCCGCCGACGACGTGAAGCTGATGAAGTTCCACGGCATCTACCAGCAGGACGACCGCGACCTGCGGGAGGAGCGCCGCCGCCAGAAGCTGGAGCCGGCGTACCAGTTCATGATCCGCGTGCGCCTGCCGGGCGGCGTCTGCACGCCCGCGCAGTGGCTGAAGCTCGACGCGCTCGCCCGCGCGCACGGCGGCGAGACGCTGCGCATCACCACGCGCCAGACCTTCCAGTTCCACTGGGTGCTGAAGCACGGCCTGCGCCCGATCATCCGGGGCCTGCACGAGGCGCTTCTCGATACCGTCGCGGCCTGCGGCGACGACAGCCGCGGCGTGATGTGCACGGTCGATCCGCAGGCCTCCGCCTTCCATGCCGAGGTCGCGGCGACGGCGAAGCGGGTGAGCGACCACGCCATCCCCAAGACGCGCGCCTATCACGAGATCTGGTACGGCGACGCGCGCGTGGCCGCGTCGGAGCCCGAGGAGCCGTTCTACGGGCGCACCTACATGCCGCGGAAGTTCAAGATCGGCTTCGCCCTGCCGCCGTCCAACGACATCGACGTCTACGCGCAGGACCTCGGCTACATCGCCATCGGCGGGCCGGACGGCCTCGACGGGTTCAACGTCGCCATCGGCGGCAGCATGGGCCGCACCGATCAGGCGCCCGCAACCTATCCGCGCCTCGCCAGCGTCATCGGCTTCGTGCCGACGGAGCGCCTGCTCGCCTGCACCGACGCGGTGATGGCCGTGCAGCGCGACTACGGCGACCGCAAGGACCGCCAGCACGCGCGCTTCAAGTACACGATCGACGACAAGGGCCTCGACTGGATCAAGGCCGAGATCGAGCGCCGCATGGGCGCGCCGTTCGAGGACCCGCGCGCGTTCGCCTTCACCTCGAACGGCGACAGCTACGGCTGGAACGCGACGCCGGACGGCCGCCATCACCGCACCGTCTTCATCGAGAACGGGCGGCTCGACCTGAAGCTCTTGGACACGCTCCGCGACGTCGCGCGCATCCATCGCGGCACGCTGCGGCTGACGCCCAACCAGAACGTCATCATCGCGGGCGTCGCCGAGGACGACCGGGCGGGCATCGACGCCGTGCTCGGCCGGCACGGGCTTGAAATCGACCGCGTCTCGACGCTGCGCCGCAACGCGATCGCCTGCGTCGCCTTCCCGACCTGCGGCCTCGCCATGGCGGAAAGCGAGCGCTACCTGCCGCATCTCGTCGGCAAGGTCGAGGCGATCCTCGCCCGGCACGGCCTTTCGGACGAACCGATCACCGTCCGGATGAGCGGCTGCCCCAACGGCTGCTCGCGGCCCTACATCGCCGAGATCGGCCTTACCGGGCGGGCGCCGGGCAAGTATAATCTCTACCTCGGCGGCGGTTTCCACGGCCAGCGGCTCAACCGCATGGTGCGCGAGAACGTCGGCGAGCCGGTGATCCTGGAGGTGCTGGAGGACGTGCTCGGCCGCTACGCACAGGAACGCCTGCCGGGCGAGCGGTTCGGCGATTTCACCATCCGCGCCGGCATCGTGCGCGAAGTGACGGAGGGGCGGTTCTTCAATGACTGA
- the metB gene encoding cystathionine gamma-synthase, with translation MTERNDRFPRPETIAAAHGVGLDPAFGAVSPPLYMSSTYTFAGYEQPRTYDYGRAGNPTRDLLAEALAELEGGAGAVITSSGMAAIDLLVGRLRPDDLVLAPHDCYGGTMRLLKARAERGHLSLRFVDQGDASAFAAALEDVPALVLIETPSNPLMRVVDIAALSAKAKDAGAEVAVDNTFLSPALQRPITLGADYVVHSTTKYLNGHSDVIGGAVVAADAAHIADLRQWANVVGSAGAPFDAWLTLRGLRTLFARMDRQQRNAMTVAAHLERHPAVARVYYPGLTADPGHALAARQQSGFGAMLSFDLAGGVSAVRRFIAAVRVFTLAESLGGVESLVAHPATMTHADMGAEARAVAGIGDGLLRLSVGLEAEEDLIAGLDQGLAAC, from the coding sequence ATGACTGAGCGGAACGATCGCTTTCCCAGGCCCGAGACGATCGCCGCGGCGCACGGCGTGGGGCTCGACCCGGCGTTCGGCGCGGTGTCCCCGCCGCTCTACATGTCGAGCACCTACACGTTCGCGGGCTACGAGCAGCCGCGCACATACGACTACGGCCGCGCCGGCAATCCCACCCGCGACCTGCTCGCCGAGGCGCTCGCGGAACTCGAAGGCGGCGCGGGCGCGGTCATCACATCGAGCGGCATGGCGGCCATCGACCTTCTCGTCGGGCGGCTGCGCCCCGACGATCTCGTGCTCGCGCCGCACGACTGCTACGGCGGCACCATGCGCCTCCTGAAGGCACGCGCCGAGCGCGGACACCTGTCGCTGCGCTTCGTCGATCAGGGCGACGCGTCGGCCTTCGCCGCCGCGCTGGAGGACGTGCCCGCGCTCGTCCTCATCGAGACGCCCAGCAACCCCCTGATGCGCGTCGTCGACATCGCGGCGCTTTCGGCGAAGGCGAAGGACGCGGGCGCGGAAGTGGCGGTGGACAACACCTTCCTGTCGCCCGCACTGCAACGCCCGATCACGCTCGGCGCCGACTATGTCGTCCATTCCACCACCAAGTACCTGAACGGCCATTCCGACGTCATCGGCGGCGCGGTGGTCGCCGCCGATGCGGCGCACATCGCGGACCTTCGCCAGTGGGCGAACGTCGTCGGCAGCGCCGGGGCGCCGTTCGACGCCTGGCTGACGCTGCGCGGCCTGCGCACACTCTTCGCCCGCATGGACCGGCAGCAACGAAACGCGATGACGGTCGCCGCCCATCTGGAGCGGCACCCCGCCGTGGCGCGCGTCTACTACCCCGGCCTCACCGCCGATCCCGGCCATGCGCTCGCGGCGCGCCAGCAGTCCGGCTTCGGCGCGATGCTGAGCTTCGACCTTGCCGGGGGCGTCTCAGCCGTGCGCCGTTTCATCGCGGCGGTGCGCGTGTTCACGCTGGCGGAGTCGCTCGGCGGCGTCGAGAGCCTCGTCGCGCATCCCGCCACCATGACCCATGCCGACATGGGCGCGGAAGCGCGGGCGGTCGCCGGGATCGGCGACGGGCTGCTCCGCCTGTCGGTGGGGCTGGAAGCGGAGGAGGACCTGATCGCCGGTCTCGACCAGGGGCTGGCGGCATGTTGA
- a CDS encoding peroxiredoxin family protein, with protein MPAFRPAPEWQTGRWFNSDRPLTLADLRGRIVVLHAFQMLCPGCVQNGLPQAQRIARLFDPSQVAVIGLHTVFEHHAVMTPEALAVFIHEYRLTFPIGVDMPAETGPIPRTMAAYAMQGTPTLILIDRAGRLRRQSFGAEDDMRVGAEIAFLLAEQAQAPTGTGHVPDRVEEASIESFPASDAPAWISGEPQP; from the coding sequence ATGCCCGCGTTCCGGCCCGCGCCTGAATGGCAGACCGGCCGGTGGTTCAACAGCGACCGGCCGCTGACCCTCGCCGATTTGCGGGGCCGCATCGTCGTCCTCCACGCCTTCCAGATGCTGTGCCCCGGCTGCGTGCAGAACGGCCTGCCGCAGGCGCAGCGCATCGCGCGCCTGTTCGACCCCTCGCAGGTCGCGGTGATCGGGCTGCACACGGTCTTCGAGCATCACGCCGTGATGACGCCCGAGGCGCTCGCCGTGTTCATCCATGAATACCGGCTCACCTTTCCGATCGGCGTCGACATGCCCGCCGAGACCGGCCCCATTCCCCGGACGATGGCGGCCTATGCGATGCAGGGCACGCCGACCCTGATCCTGATCGACCGGGCCGGGCGCCTGCGCCGGCAGAGCTTCGGCGCCGAGGACGACATGCGGGTCGGCGCCGAGATCGCCTTCCTGCTCGCCGAGCAGGCGCAGGCGCCGACCGGGACCGGGCACGTCCCGGACCGGGTGGAGGAGGCCTCGATCGAATCCTTCCCGGCGAGCGACGCGCCGGCGTGGATCAGCGGCGAGCCCCAGCCCTGA
- a CDS encoding DUF488 domain-containing protein — MADRLRIKRIYAPPSGDDGQRVLVDRIWPRGVRRDEAALTLWLKEIAPSTALRKWFGHDPARWTEFGKRYRQELDANPAVGELRALIDKGMVTLLYAASDEKHNHALALARYLSDHLPRG; from the coding sequence ATGGCGGACCGGCTCCGCATCAAGCGCATCTACGCGCCGCCGTCCGGGGACGACGGCCAGCGCGTGCTGGTCGATCGCATCTGGCCGCGCGGGGTCCGCCGGGACGAGGCGGCCCTGACGCTCTGGCTGAAGGAGATCGCGCCGTCCACGGCTCTTAGGAAATGGTTCGGGCACGATCCGGCGCGCTGGACGGAATTCGGCAAGCGCTACCGGCAGGAGCTCGACGCCAATCCCGCGGTCGGCGAACTCCGCGCGCTGATCGACAAGGGCATGGTGACGCTGCTCTACGCCGCGAGCGACGAGAAGCATAACCATGCGCTCGCGCTGGCGCGCTACCTGTCGGACCATCTCCCGCGCGGCTGA
- a CDS encoding ChuX/HutX family heme-like substrate-binding protein: protein MFPCNRLPVAGAVVSALLAAACTAPADTAPKAASTGPVCADSARTERIRKEVKAYPGDPIAIVARDLELSEFTTASGLFPEMQVGALIDAQQFQDLWKSIESWGADTMVRLVISPSSAHAFIVHGKVPMIQPDADPGYLDVYADEGRGIHSHIQMSKIAAVYATDIPTEDPAFRTRGINFLDHDGHSVIGVYASIKTYEPDAKAVEGFERTRALVAALPRACP from the coding sequence GTGTTTCCCTGCAATCGTCTTCCTGTCGCCGGCGCCGTTGTTTCGGCCCTTCTCGCGGCCGCTTGCACGGCGCCTGCGGACACTGCGCCCAAAGCCGCAAGCACCGGGCCCGTCTGCGCGGATTCGGCCCGGACGGAGAGAATCCGGAAGGAGGTCAAGGCCTATCCCGGCGATCCGATCGCGATCGTCGCGCGCGACCTGGAGCTTTCCGAATTCACCACGGCGAGCGGTCTCTTCCCGGAAATGCAGGTCGGCGCGTTGATCGACGCGCAGCAGTTCCAGGACCTCTGGAAGTCGATCGAGTCATGGGGCGCCGATACGATGGTGCGGCTGGTGATCTCGCCGTCCAGCGCGCACGCGTTCATCGTGCACGGCAAGGTGCCGATGATCCAGCCGGATGCCGATCCCGGCTATCTCGACGTCTATGCGGACGAGGGCAGGGGCATCCATTCCCACATCCAGATGAGCAAGATCGCCGCCGTCTATGCGACGGACATCCCCACGGAAGACCCCGCCTTCCGGACGCGCGGCATCAATTTCCTCGATCACGACGGGCACAGCGTGATCGGGGTCTATGCCTCGATCAAGACATACGAGCCCGATGCGAAGGCGGTCGAGGGCTTCGAGCGCACGCGGGCGCTTGTCGCGGCCCTGCCGCGCGCGTGCCCGTAG